From Pseudomonas sp. G.S.17, the proteins below share one genomic window:
- a CDS encoding cupin domain-containing protein codes for MPEILHYPIPHTRRQLPRAAFALHNDPLAAGRTVHFHDSAQGYAVGESVSVGANLLIEDFPWVELGIVEAGELSLRGDGFDLELKAGDCFVVPRGVKVRWQHRGLLRRVFMAFPGLAAGNDMPARPVKIDLLSTLQSCSPPAANVLLTPAPQAWSAEAFSTSSLRIGLWQCEPYARKQVEPGYSELMYILEGSVTLTSERGHANRVKAGEVVVVPAGATNAWSSEETVRKVYCILG; via the coding sequence ATGCCCGAGATTTTGCATTACCCGATTCCCCACACCCGCCGACAGTTGCCCCGTGCCGCTTTTGCCCTGCACAACGATCCGCTGGCTGCCGGGCGCACCGTGCATTTTCATGATTCAGCGCAAGGCTATGCCGTGGGTGAAAGCGTCAGTGTCGGCGCCAACCTGTTGATCGAAGACTTCCCCTGGGTCGAGCTGGGTATCGTCGAAGCCGGCGAGCTGAGCCTGCGCGGCGACGGGTTTGATCTTGAGCTCAAGGCGGGCGACTGCTTTGTGGTGCCACGCGGGGTCAAGGTGCGTTGGCAGCATCGGGGTTTGTTGCGCCGGGTCTTCATGGCGTTCCCAGGCTTGGCAGCGGGCAATGACATGCCGGCGCGCCCGGTGAAAATCGATCTGTTATCGACCTTGCAGAGCTGCAGCCCGCCAGCGGCCAACGTGCTGCTGACCCCGGCCCCGCAAGCCTGGAGCGCTGAAGCGTTCAGCACCTCCAGCTTGCGCATCGGCCTTTGGCAGTGCGAACCGTATGCCCGTAAACAGGTCGAGCCGGGTTACAGCGAATTGATGTATATCCTGGAAGGCAGCGTCACCCTGACGTCGGAGCGCGGGCATGCCAATCGGGTGAAAGCGGGGGAAGTCGTCGTGGTGCCAGCGGGGGCGACCAACGCCTGGAGCAGCGAAGAGACCGTGCGCAAGGTGTATTGCATTCTGGGTTGA
- a CDS encoding winged helix-turn-helix transcriptional regulator produces the protein MDAATKLDRIDINILVQLQKDGRMTNVSLAEAVGLSPSPCLQRVKRLESAGYISGYEAHVNLAKFANSVTVFTEVTLCDHKRSDFVKFESSIRNIDEVLECHLISGGYDYLVRFLCSSIQHYQELMESILDKNIGIEKYFSYIVIKSPVIKSTVPLRSLVRAV, from the coding sequence ATGGACGCTGCAACCAAGCTTGATCGTATCGACATCAACATCCTGGTCCAATTGCAGAAAGACGGGCGCATGACCAATGTCAGCCTCGCCGAAGCCGTGGGCCTGTCCCCCAGTCCTTGCCTGCAACGCGTCAAACGTCTTGAGTCGGCCGGTTACATCAGCGGCTACGAAGCCCACGTCAACCTGGCCAAATTCGCCAACTCGGTGACCGTGTTCACCGAAGTCACCCTCTGCGATCACAAGCGCTCCGACTTCGTGAAATTCGAGTCGAGCATCCGCAACATCGACGAAGTGCTGGAATGCCACTTGATCAGCGGCGGCTACGATTATCTGGTGCGTTTCCTGTGCAGCAGCATTCAGCATTATCAGGAATTGATGGAGTCGATCCTCGACAAGAACATCGGCATCGAAAAGTACTTCAGCTACATCGTGATCAAGTCGCCGGTGATCAAAAGCACCGTGCCGTTGCGCAGTCTGGTCAGGGCGGTTTAA
- a CDS encoding HAD-IA family hydrolase, producing the protein MSFKQFKALTFDVVGTLIDFEAGILNHVREVAGDAGKACSDDDLLKAYREARANPDSGWWPDDLERCYHLMAAKLGLPDNDEYAKGLSLAVKNFPAFPDSVEALKRLHKHFKLVATTNSRIWALDYMAKTLEEPFDVRVTVDDVRFEKPDPQFFAYTRGVLATQGILFENILHVAQSQYHDIGVAMRLGYQTCWIERRFAQKGSGGTLESEHTKPHYHFTSLAQLADAVEKELG; encoded by the coding sequence ATGTCATTCAAGCAGTTCAAAGCCCTGACGTTCGACGTCGTTGGTACCCTGATCGATTTCGAAGCCGGAATCCTGAACCATGTGCGTGAAGTCGCAGGCGATGCGGGTAAGGCGTGCAGCGATGACGATCTCCTCAAGGCCTATCGCGAAGCCCGTGCCAACCCGGATTCGGGCTGGTGGCCAGACGATCTGGAACGTTGCTACCACTTGATGGCCGCCAAACTCGGCCTGCCGGATAACGACGAGTACGCCAAGGGCCTGAGCCTGGCAGTGAAAAACTTCCCGGCGTTCCCGGATTCAGTCGAAGCCCTCAAGCGTCTGCACAAGCATTTCAAGCTGGTTGCCACGACCAACTCGCGGATCTGGGCGCTGGATTACATGGCCAAGACCCTGGAAGAACCCTTTGACGTGCGCGTCACGGTCGACGACGTACGTTTCGAGAAACCTGATCCGCAGTTCTTCGCCTACACCCGTGGCGTGCTCGCGACCCAAGGCATTCTGTTTGAAAACATCCTTCACGTTGCCCAGAGCCAGTATCACGATATCGGCGTGGCCATGCGTCTGGGTTATCAGACCTGCTGGATCGAACGGCGCTTTGCCCAGAAGGGCTCCGGCGGCACGCTGGAGTCCGAGCACACCAAACCGCATTACCACTTCACGTCCCTGGCGCAACTGGCCGACGCGGTCGAGAAAGAACTGGGCTGA
- a CDS encoding FAD-binding oxidoreductase yields the protein MTPDSLWAATAQPAPALQSLEGERRCDVVIIGAGYTGLSAAHHIALSGREPLIVEANTLAWGASGRNGGVVSPKFRVGFSTLMQRFSRDTALQMYHTGYAAVDSLVEMVDSLGLVHAQLHMGGHIAAAHNAHALVGLESTANWIKRETGGSSSVMISAEQVREMTGSKIFNGGLLTPKAGGIHPLNYARGIAQSLHDRGVKLYINSPAQQVRREGEHVVVQTPQGRVIAKQVIYATNGYSDQTKATDTLHRRLIPFRSAIIATEPLPAHILAGIMPGGQVCGDTKRMLRWFRVIGDRLIFGGRGAFGKGDSDSAFNDLQRSMGVVFPTLREQKIAYRWSGLVAMTLDYLPHAGQLDERSFYAIGYNGGGVAMSTWMGKQLAAMTAGEKVELGLLAGDHFNPIPLHAFRAPGVRLAACWQQFLDIIGR from the coding sequence ATGACTCCTGACAGTTTGTGGGCGGCTACCGCCCAACCCGCGCCTGCGCTGCAATCCCTTGAGGGTGAGCGGCGTTGTGACGTGGTGATCATCGGCGCGGGTTACACCGGCTTGAGCGCCGCGCACCATATCGCGCTCAGTGGGCGCGAACCGCTGATCGTCGAGGCCAATACCCTGGCCTGGGGCGCCAGCGGGCGCAACGGCGGGGTGGTCTCGCCGAAATTCAGGGTCGGTTTCTCGACCCTGATGCAGCGCTTTAGTCGGGATACCGCCTTGCAGATGTATCACACCGGCTATGCCGCCGTGGACAGCCTGGTGGAAATGGTCGACAGCCTCGGGCTCGTTCATGCGCAGTTGCACATGGGCGGGCACATTGCTGCGGCGCACAATGCCCACGCGTTGGTTGGCCTTGAGTCCACGGCAAACTGGATCAAACGCGAAACCGGCGGCAGTTCGTCGGTGATGATCAGCGCCGAGCAAGTCCGGGAAATGACCGGCTCAAAGATTTTCAACGGTGGACTGCTGACGCCCAAGGCGGGCGGCATTCATCCGCTGAACTACGCCCGAGGCATCGCCCAGAGCCTGCATGATCGCGGGGTCAAGCTCTACATCAACAGCCCGGCGCAACAGGTGCGCAGGGAAGGCGAGCACGTTGTCGTGCAGACACCGCAAGGCCGGGTCATCGCCAAGCAGGTGATCTACGCCACCAACGGCTATTCCGATCAGACCAAGGCCACCGACACTCTGCATCGCCGCTTGATTCCGTTTCGCAGTGCAATCATCGCCACCGAACCGCTGCCGGCGCATATCCTCGCTGGCATCATGCCGGGCGGCCAGGTGTGCGGCGACACCAAACGCATGCTGCGCTGGTTCCGGGTCATCGGCGACCGGCTGATTTTCGGCGGGCGCGGTGCCTTTGGCAAAGGTGACTCGGACAGCGCCTTCAACGACTTGCAGCGCAGCATGGGCGTGGTTTTCCCGACGTTGCGCGAGCAGAAGATTGCCTATCGCTGGTCTGGCCTGGTGGCCATGACTCTGGATTACCTGCCTCATGCCGGTCAGCTCGACGAGCGCAGCTTCTACGCCATTGGTTACAACGGCGGCGGCGTGGCCATGTCGACCTGGATGGGCAAGCAACTGGCAGCCATGACCGCTGGTGAAAAAGTCGAGCTGGGTTTGCTGGCCGGCGATCATTTCAACCCTATTCCACTGCATGCTTTCCGCGCACCAGGCGTACGTCTGGCGGCCTGCTGGCAGCAATTTCTGGACATCATCGGCCGATGA